CCGGAAGCCGTCGTGTTCGCTGCACAGCTGGCCTTCGAGTTCCGCCAGAAGTTCGCCAAGGACGTGGTCATCGATCTGATGTGCTACCGCCGCTGGGGCCACAACGAGGCCGACGAACCGGCGATCACCCAGCCGCTGATGTACCAGGTGATCCGCAAGCACCCGACCACCCGCGAGCTGTACGCCGAGCAGCTGGAAAAGGCAGGCGTGATCGCCGCCGGCGCCGGCAAGGCGATGGTCGATGCCTACCGTGACAAGCTGGACGGTGGCGAAGTGACCACCGAACTGGCCAAGGTCGAGAAGACCCCGCCGACCAGCCCGCTGTTCGTCGATTGGCCGAAGCTGCTGGAAGGCAAGCTGTCCGATGAGATTTCCACCAAGGTGGACAAGGACAAGCTGGTCGAACTGGCCAAGCTGATCAACACCGTGCCGGAAGAAGTGCAGCTGCACTCCCGCGTCTCCAAGGTCTACGACGACCGTCGCAGGATGGCCGCCGGCGAGATCCCGGGCGACTGGGGCTTTGCCGAGAACCTGGCCTACGCCACCCTGCTGGACGAGGGCAGTGCCCTGCGCCTGGTCGGCCAGGACGTCGGCCGCGGCACCTTCACCCACCGCCACGCGATCCTGCACGACCAGAAGACCGACAACTACTACCTGCCGCTGCGGCAGCTGGTGGATTCGCCGGAGAAGGCCACCATCATCGATTCGCTGCTCAGCGAAGAAGCGGTGATGGCCTACGAGTACGGTTTCTCGACCACCGATCCCAACACCCTGTGCATCTGGGAAGGCCAGTTCGGCGACTTCGCCAACGGCGCCCAGGTGGTGATCGACCAGTTCATCGCTGCCGGTGAAGCCAAGTGGGGCCGTATTTCCGGCCTGACCCTGCTGCTGCCGCACGGCTATGAAGGGCAAGGCCCGGAACACAGCTCGGCGCGCCTTGAGCGCTTCCTGCAGCTGTGCGCGCTGGAAAACATGCTGGTCGTGGTGCCGTCCACCCCGGCACAGGCTTTCCACATGCTGCGACGCCAGCTGCACCTGACCACCCGCAAGCCGCTGGTGGTGATGTCGCCCAAGTCGCTGCTGCGCCACAAGCTGGCCGTGTCGACCCTGGACGAACTGGCCAACGGCGAGTTCCAGCATCTGATCGGCGATGCCAATGCCGATGCGAAGAAGGTCAAGCGCGTGGTGCTGTGCTCGGGCAAGGTCTACTACGACCTGCTGGAAGACCAGACCAAGCGTGGCCAGGACGACGTGGCGATCATCCGCGTGGAACAGCTGTACCCGTTCCCGCGTGCGCTGCTGGCCGCCGAACTGAAGAAGTACGGCAATGCCACCGACGTGGTGTGGACGCAGGAAGAACCGCAGAACCAGGGTGCGTGGTACCAGATCCGCCACCACCTGCAGTTCTGCCTGGCAGATGGCCAGAACCTGCACTACGCCGGTCGCGCGCGCTCGGCTTCGCCGGCTGCCGGCCACATGGCTGACCACGTCCGCGAACAGCAGCAGCTGATCGCCGATGCACTGGTCAACCCGTTCAACGACACGTTCGCTGAATAACCCTCCCCCTATTTAGAAGACAAACCAGGAAGCTCCCGCAATGGCCACCGAAGTCAAAGCCCCGGTACTGCCCGAATCCGTCGCCGACGGCACCATCGCCACCTGGCACAAGAAGGTGGGCGACGCCGTCAAGCGCGACGAAAACCTGCTTGACCTGGAAACCGACAAGGTCGTCCTGGAAGTGCCGTCGCCGGTCGACGGCGTGATCAAGGAGATCAAGTTCAAGGAAGGCGACACCGTGACCTCCAGCCAGGTCGTGGCGATCATCGAAGAAGGCGCCGTGGCTGCTGCCCCGGCTCCGGCCGCTGAAGCCGCTCCGGCGGCAGCCGCTGCCCCGGCCGCTGCTGCTCCGGCAGCCGCTGCTGCGCCGGCCCCGGCTGCCAAGTCGGCTGCCGACAGCCTGCCCCCGGGCGCCCGCTTCACCGCCATCACCGAAGGCGTGAACCCGGCTGACGTCGACGGCACCGGCCGTCGCGGCGCGGTCACCAAGGAAGACATCGTCAACTTCGCCCGCAACGGCGGCGCCGGCAAGGCCGGTGGCGCACGTCCGGAAGAACGCGTGCCGATGACCCGCATCCGCAAGCGCATCGCCGAGCGCCTGATGGAGTCGAAGAACTCCACCGCCATGCTGACCACCTTCAACGAAGTCGACCTGTCCAAGGTGTCGGCCGCGCGCAAGGAACTGCAGGACGAGTTCGTCAAGGCACA
Above is a genomic segment from Stenotrophomonas sp. ESTM1D_MKCIP4_1 containing:
- the sucB gene encoding dihydrolipoyllysine-residue succinyltransferase — its product is MATEVKAPVLPESVADGTIATWHKKVGDAVKRDENLLDLETDKVVLEVPSPVDGVIKEIKFKEGDTVTSSQVVAIIEEGAVAAAPAPAAEAAPAAAAAPAAAAPAAAAAPAPAAKSAADSLPPGARFTAITEGVNPADVDGTGRRGAVTKEDIVNFARNGGAGKAGGARPEERVPMTRIRKRIAERLMESKNSTAMLTTFNEVDLSKVSAARKELQDEFVKAHGIKLGFMSFFVKAAANALQRFPLVNASIDGDDIIYHGYSDISIAVSTEKGLVTPVLRNVERMSFADIEKTIADYAKKARDGKLGLDELQGGTFTVTNGGTFGSLLSTPIINPPQSAILGMHAIKERPIAQNGQVVIAPMMYLALSYDHRIIDGKDSVQFLVDIKNQLENPGRMLFGL
- a CDS encoding 2-oxoglutarate dehydrogenase E1 component, with the protein product MDNQLKQFAQSSQLAGGNASYVEDLYEQYLVSPDSVDPKWKTYFDGFKGREAGDIPHSAVISHIADAAKDALKAGTGTGAGDERERNVGRLITAYRSRGHLDARLDPLGLTTPVNTPDLGLPFHSLSDGDLNSEFSTGGVGGQPRMKLRDLLARLKATYTGSIGAEFMHIAEVEQRQWIYKKLELAGGNYQLDADTQRRTLERLTAAEGLERYLHTKYVGQKRFSLEGGDSLIPMMDTIIRSAGKDGVKDVVVGMAHRGRLNVLVNTLGKNPRKLFDEFEGKFEHDEHASAGDVKYHMGFSADVATEGGPVHLALAFNPSHLEIADPVVAGSVRSRQERRKDTARKQVMPILIHGDAAFSGQGVVMELFQMSQARGFAVGGTVHIVVNNQVGFTTSNPLDTRSTRYATDVAKMIAAPVLHVNGDDPEAVVFAAQLAFEFRQKFAKDVVIDLMCYRRWGHNEADEPAITQPLMYQVIRKHPTTRELYAEQLEKAGVIAAGAGKAMVDAYRDKLDGGEVTTELAKVEKTPPTSPLFVDWPKLLEGKLSDEISTKVDKDKLVELAKLINTVPEEVQLHSRVSKVYDDRRRMAAGEIPGDWGFAENLAYATLLDEGSALRLVGQDVGRGTFTHRHAILHDQKTDNYYLPLRQLVDSPEKATIIDSLLSEEAVMAYEYGFSTTDPNTLCIWEGQFGDFANGAQVVIDQFIAAGEAKWGRISGLTLLLPHGYEGQGPEHSSARLERFLQLCALENMLVVVPSTPAQAFHMLRRQLHLTTRKPLVVMSPKSLLRHKLAVSTLDELANGEFQHLIGDANADAKKVKRVVLCSGKVYYDLLEDQTKRGQDDVAIIRVEQLYPFPRALLAAELKKYGNATDVVWTQEEPQNQGAWYQIRHHLQFCLADGQNLHYAGRARSASPAAGHMADHVREQQQLIADALVNPFNDTFAE